The following are encoded in a window of Harpia harpyja isolate bHarHar1 chromosome W, bHarHar1 primary haplotype, whole genome shotgun sequence genomic DNA:
- the NOL6 gene encoding LOW QUALITY PROTEIN: nucleolar protein 6 (The sequence of the model RefSeq protein was modified relative to this genomic sequence to represent the inferred CDS: deleted 2 bases in 1 codon; substituted 2 bases at 2 genomic stop codons), protein MGSGPPRPAGCVALHVATVPARACVAAAMEARRQGLRGGNRRPRDSGVSCAVFSSQGSPEAAAQGREEAEAGALQPAKLSRAELYKPPTSEELSQLKETEDLFHSSLLRLQIKELLKEVTLKETKKKEKIDAFLHEINSLLSAIPDTPETELTDQAWLPKGVKVLFLQVPFSVKGRFRFLSPTELKVVGSYLLGTCIKPEINMDVAVTMPWEIFQDKDNLNQHYHWKSALYLAHIAQHFSKEKLFGSMKFAYMKSNHLKPILLLRPQGKDEKMVTVRLHACPAPGLFKPSCFYPSKNNVRTAWFMEQSTPKEGATEPPTLHYNSSILCDMVLLSHLHFLSSAATDFLGMKDGLALLKVXLNQQQLSKGLGCFSGFLVSMLVAYLLMKHKVVKMMSGYQVLRSTLQCRKTSACGCLDGQRGALLRSAEPFVPTKAYNWWEGSSRTLTLPVSGMGEEAMVSVVYSYDDLSCKLWNPKELPLTAMQSIHPALWYMDVFPPIPMKSIYSFHTXIKTKHLLLPSEEKPCLAYIAPLKIICHMEGSGQWLQDKEAIKCIKAAFHLQLAEFLQQQHQLVCRPVVTHTNVYKDGYIFCLQVAYHREPLILKEVVAPEGMLKYQDTEESQQLELEMLHLPYLTSSLHGLQQQHPVFSSTCWLAKHWVSTQLLSDNISEECVDLLVAFLFFHPAPFMPSSTPQVGFLRFLDLLATFDWKNNPLIISLNAGLTGADCTEIKNKSSSRPTVTPCRLEG, encoded by the exons ATGGGGAGTGGCCCTCCGCGTCCAGCAGGGTGTGTGGCACTGCACGTGGCGACAGTGCCAGCCCGCGCGTGTGTGGCGGCGGCCATGGAGGCGAGGCGGCAGGGGCTCCGGGGGGGGAATCGGCGCCCGCGGGACTCTGGGGTGAGCTGTGCTGTGTTCTCCTCACAGGGCTCTCCGGAGGCGGCGGCGCAGGGCCGGGAAGAGGCCGAGGCCGGAGCCCTGCAGCCGGCAAAGCTGAGCCGGGCCGAGCTCTACAAGCCGCCGACCAGCGAGGAGCTGAGCCAGCTGAAGGAGACGGAGGATCTCTTCCACTCCAGCCTGCTCCGCCTGCAG ATCAAAGAGCTTCTGAAGGAGGTGACATTGAAggagacgaagaagaag gaaaagattgatGCCTTCCTCCATGAAATCAATAGCCTGCTGAGTGCCATCCCAGATACCCCAGAAACTGAA CTCACGGATCAGGCCTGGCTCCCCAAGGGCGTGAAGGTCCTGTTCCTGCAGGTGCCGTTCAGTGTGAAGGGGAGGTTCCGCTTCCTGTCCCCGACCGAGCTGAAGGTGGTGGGCAGCTACCTGCTGGGCACCTGTATTAAGCCAGAGATCAACATGGATGTGGCAGTGACCATGCCGTGG GAAATCTTCCAGGACAAAGACAACCTGAACCAGCACTACCACTGGAAGAGCGCTCTGTACCTGGCCCACATTGCCCAGCACTTCTCCAAGGAGAAGCTCTTTGGCAGCATGAAGTTTGCCTACATGAAGAGCAACCATCTCAAGCCCATCCTGCTCCTGAGGCCACAAG GCAAGGATGAGAAGATGGTCACTGTCCGACTCCATGCGTGTCCTGCCCCAGGTCTCTTCAAACCCAGCTGCTTCTACCCCAGCAAGAACAACGTCCGGACAGCCTGGTTCATGGAGCAGAGCACCCCCAAAGAAG GAGCCACCGAGCCCCCAACCCTGCACTACAACAGCTCCATCCTCTGCGACATGGTGCTGCTCTCCCACCTGCACTTCTTGTCTAGCGCAGCCACTGACTTCCTGGGCATGAAGGATGGCCTGGCCCTTCTCAAAGTTTGACTGaaccagcagcagctcagcaag GGCTTGGGGTGCTTCAGTGGCTTCTTGGTCTCCATGCTGGTTGCCTACCTGCTGATGAAACATAAGGTTGTCAAGATGATGAGTGGGTACCAGGTGCTGAGGAGCACCCTGCAGTGCAGGAAAACGTCTGCCTGTGGGTGCTTGGATGGGCAGCGTGGTGCTCTCCTTAGATCTGCCGAGCCTTTTGTGCCAACCAAGGCATA TAACTGGTGGGAAGGCAGTAGCAGAACTCTCACCTTGCCA GTGTCGGGGATGGGCGAGGAGGCCATGGTCAGCGTTGTCTACTCCTACGATGATCTGAGCTGCAAGCTTTGGAACCCGAAGGAGCTGCCACTGACGGCCATGCAGAGCATCCATCCAGCCCTCTGGTACATGGAC GTCTTCCCTCCCATTCCCATGAAGTCGATTTATTCCTTCCATACCTGAATCAAGACCAAGCACTTGCTGCTTCCCTCAGAAGAGAAGCCCTGCCTGGCCTACATAGCCCCTTTGAAGA TCATCTGCCACATGGAAGGCAGTGGCCagtggctgcaggacaaagaagCCATCAAGTGCATCAAGGCGGCTTTCCACCTCCAGCTGGCTGagttcctccagcagcagcaccagctggtTTGCAGACCTGTGGTCACCCACACCAATGTGTACA AGGATGGCTACATTTTCTGTCTCCAAGTAGCCTACCACCGGGAGCCCCTGATCTTGAAGGAAGTGGTCGCCCCAGAAGGGATGCTGAAGTACCAGGACACAGAGGAGTctcagcagctggagctggagatGTTGCATCTGCCCTATCTAACCAGCTCCCTGCATGG gctccagcagcagcaccctgtCTTCAGCAGCACTTGCTGGCTGGCCAAGCACTGGGTCAGCACCCAGCTCCTGAGCGACAACATCTCTGAGGAGTGTGTGGACCTCCTCGTGGCGTTTCTCTTCTTCCACCCGGCCCCCTTCATGCCATCCAG CACTCCCCAGGTGGGGTTCCTGCgcttcctcgacctgctggcaacctTTGACTGGAAAAACAACCCTCTGATCATCAGTCTGAACGCTGGCCTCACAG GTGCCGACTGCACAGAGATCAAGAACAAGTCCTCCTCCAGACCCACTGTCACACCATGCAGACTAGAAG GGTGA